In the genome of Bacteroidales bacterium, the window CTTCCCAACTTGTTTCAAAAATATAATCAGGTTTCAGTAAATTCGTACTCATTATGATATGGTTTTATTAACTAAATTAAGTCTTATTCTGGTTATTTAAGCACTCAGTGCTATTTATTACTTTATTAAGTCACACTTATCAAGTCAATTACGCTCATAAAGCATAACATTAATTGTTTTTATATTACTTATTAACTGCTCAAAAGTATGAAAATTTATAGAGAATAAAAAGATATTAACATACTTTTAAAGGAAATTCTGTATCCTGAGAAAACAGATATACATGACAGTAAATTTAGCATTTGTTTTTCCGTTCCCTGTTTTCAAAAAAATCATTTGTTGTGTCCTAACTGTTTTGCATTTCTTTTTATTGCATGGAATCCGGCTCGCTGTAGCGGGGAGTTTGCGGTAAGTATATCAAATTCTTCTTCAGAAAGATGTTGCCACTCTTCCACTGTTTTATCCAACATCTTCCGGTCGGATTTAAAAACGTTTGTTCCACCCGGTCCGGCTTTTTTATTCCAGGGGCAAACATCCTGGCAAATATCACATCCGAATAAACGTCCGTGTAGTTGTACTTCCGGATCAAATGTCCCTCTGTATTCAATAGTAAGATAAGAAAGACACCGGCGGGCATCGACAATCCGGGGGGCTATAATTGCCTTGACCGGACAGGCATCCATACAACGTGTACATGATCCGCAACGGTCCGCGACAGGGGCATCCGGTTCTATTTCCATGTCGATGAATAATTCGCCCAAAAAAAGGAACGATCCATGTTGAGGATGAATGATCAGCGAATGTTTACCGATCCATCCCAATCCGCTCCGTTCTGCCCATGCATGTTCCAACACAGGCGCAGAATCAGTAAATACACGTCCTGATACATTTCCATATTGCGTTTTTATTACATCCAGCAGTTGGTAAAGCATGTCTTTTACTACCATATGATAATCGGTACCATAGGCATATTTGGCTATTTGTGGTAAACCGGGGTTTTGTTGTTCCTCAGGAAAATAGTTGACAGCTAATGAGATGATCGATTTTGTATTTTCCACCAATAACACAGGATCGACCCTTTTCTCATAATTCCGGGCCATATAATTCATTTCACCATACATTCCTTTCCGGATCCATTCAGACAAGTATGCTGCATGTTTTGTCAATGATCCGACCCGGGAAATACGACAATCAATAAAACCTATTCGCCGTGCTTCATCCTTAATCAGTTGCGAACTATGCAAGATCTTCTTTTTTTGCTTCTTCCCAGATGAGATCCATTTCTTCCAATGTCATTGAAGTTAACGGCCGCCCTGCTTTGATCGTATGTTCTTCTAAATAATTGAACCTCCGGATAAATTTTTTATTGGTCCGTTCTAAGGCTGCCTCAGGATCTATACCATACAAGCGTGCTGCATTCACCAAAGAAAACAGTAAATCCCCGAATTCATTTTCTGTTTTATCAGTGTCCCTGTGTTCTATCTCGAACTGCAATTCGTCCATTTCCTCTTTGACCTTATCCCATACCTGTTCTTTCTGATCCCAATCGAAACCTACCGCCCGGACCTTATCCTGAATACGTAATGCTTTTACCACTGCCGGCAAAGACTTAGGTACACCTGCCAGAATAGATTTATTTCCTTCTTTAAGCTTTAGGTTTTCCCAGTTGGTTTTTACATCTTCATCATCTTTCACAGATATCTCTCCAAAAACATGGGGATGGCGAAATATAAGCTTCTCGCAAAGGCCATCTATCACATCGGTCAGTGTAAATGTATTGCTTTCAGAAGCAATTTTTGCATAAAAGACAATATGTAATAAAATATCCCCCAATTCCTTACGGATATCATCCATATCCTTCTCAAGAATGGCATCCGCTAATTCATAAGTCTCCTCAATGGTCAGGTGCCGTAAGCTTTCCATGGTTTGTTTTTTATCCCACGGACATTTTTCCCTCAATTGATCCATGATATCGATCAATCGCCCAAAGGATTCTTGTGCCGATGCTTTACTCATTACCCTTGGAAATTTCCATTAATCAGGAAAGACGTACACTGTTTTTTTGATCTTCTCTTTTTCATCAATGTCTACCTCAATGGTTTTAGGTATACGCGGCGGACATAGTTTGATGCTCAGGAACAGACCCAGCAAAAAAGAAATGACGACTAAACCCAGTGATATAAATGTAAGTGTATCAATAGGAGATTGATAATAAGCATGCGTAATAATGATCTGAAGTATGGAAACAATAGCACGTGCAGAGATCCAACTGTAACTTTCGATACGATAAAGTCCGGCGCCCAGCAACAACATGATATCAAGCCCGACATTCAGGTAAGAAATAGTAGTTGTTAAAGGATTGATCCATTTTACACGGAAAAGCAGGATCGTATCCAAAACAAGGGCTGCCAGCAATAAAGTGAAAAGAAGGATATTGAACAGATAATATTTTTGCTTCATCACAACAGAAGGGGTTATTTCCAGTTGCTTCACAATCGTTATCTTATCCTTGTATTTTTGAGATAAATCCTCCAGAATCTGTTGCTTAGGCTCTCCTCTACTTATCCGGCTTTTTATCTCTTTTTTTATTTGACTTTTTTCTCCAGAATTTTTATCCATGTGATTTTTCAACTCATTTAGAAATTATTCATGAACCTAAAATATTTTTTTAAAAGAATACAAATGTACTTGATTTTTTTTGTTTTTTTCACAAAAGAAAATACTCCATTTCTCGTTGTGCAAAAAATAGTTGCATCTATTTAACAGGGTAATTATATAAGAAATTATTCTTACTCCCGACAAATAAATTAAAACTGTTGCTTTGTTTACCCAAACGTCCTATTGAAAATGAGGTACTTCCTTTTAAGGGAAAACCCTTATACAATTTATTCTTGTTGTCATATAAATAGATAAGGTTTTTCCCGGGAGCTACAATTCCGACCCTTATATCTTTTGCTGAAAATTCATATATATAGGGACGGATCTCTACAGGATTTTCCGTTTCTATATTCAATATCTGTTTACCATCCTGTTTAAAGGCTTCTACCTTATTGTCATATGCAAAAACAAAATCATCCTGCCTGTCGCCGTCTACATCCTGGAAAATAAAAAAATGGGACGCAGGGAAATTTTTAATGACCTGTTTACGTATTTTACCGTCCGACAAAGACACAAAATGAGGCGTACCTACGGTATCGGCCAACACAAGACTCGCCGGAAATGAATGGAGGGCAATGGTCGTATTTTTTCCTACCGGAAAGTTATATTCAGGGGACACCCTCGCTTTTCCCTGCCGGTCAAGTATATACACACGGTATTTATCTGCAAAAGTTATATAGTCCTTATTTCCTGTACGATAGTGGTATATATCGGTTTGTACCGGATGTTCGCTTTGTTTGAATCCCCACCCGCTGACCATAGCGCCGGTCTTCTCATACGCGTATACTTTCCGGTCTTCGCATGCCACCATTATCCTGTACTTCTTATCGTTATCATAATCAAACAATGCCAGGCTTCCTACAGCAGGAGATTTTAATTTCACCGGATATTTATCAACAAATTTCCCCAGCCGGTCCATTACATAGATATAATTCCTTGTATTAAAAAGCATCTGTAACTTTTTATTCCGGTATATATCTATTTGATACACATTACTGATAATGGGTTCCGGTAATGCCACTTTCCACAAAACACGACCGACGTTATTGATCAGGTATACGTTATTGGCCATATCCTGTAC includes:
- the queG gene encoding tRNA epoxyqueuosine(34) reductase QueG → MHSSQLIKDEARRIGFIDCRISRVGSLTKHAAYLSEWIRKGMYGEMNYMARNYEKRVDPVLLVENTKSIISLAVNYFPEEQQNPGLPQIAKYAYGTDYHMVVKDMLYQLLDVIKTQYGNVSGRVFTDSAPVLEHAWAERSGLGWIGKHSLIIHPQHGSFLFLGELFIDMEIEPDAPVADRCGSCTRCMDACPVKAIIAPRIVDARRCLSYLTIEYRGTFDPEVQLHGRLFGCDICQDVCPWNKKAGPGGTNVFKSDRKMLDKTVEEWQHLSEEEFDILTANSPLQRAGFHAIKRNAKQLGHNK
- the mazG gene encoding nucleoside triphosphate pyrophosphohydrolase; the protein is MSKASAQESFGRLIDIMDQLREKCPWDKKQTMESLRHLTIEETYELADAILEKDMDDIRKELGDILLHIVFYAKIASESNTFTLTDVIDGLCEKLIFRHPHVFGEISVKDDEDVKTNWENLKLKEGNKSILAGVPKSLPAVVKALRIQDKVRAVGFDWDQKEQVWDKVKEEMDELQFEIEHRDTDKTENEFGDLLFSLVNAARLYGIDPEAALERTNKKFIRRFNYLEEHTIKAGRPLTSMTLEEMDLIWEEAKKEDLA